The following coding sequences are from one Panicum hallii strain FIL2 chromosome 5, PHallii_v3.1, whole genome shotgun sequence window:
- the LOC112894660 gene encoding coleoptile phototropism protein 1-like, with translation MAASAAMYRRAHSDPTTSASPPLQHSLFFGPSAQGVRDTQVSEPAAAGTSPSCSPTTITTRSREERHTRYTSRGSSPSLRARALPAAMKSASQSQSPKTPSPRGGGGTAGAGAEHARSASEPWLAAAAAASASDDSCVNDVDTFARTVAAVKSKSASCARPDMLASVLSHYAAKWLPDVAPSASSPASSASGRFLPPESPTATWLKKRLLLESLVAALPPDPPAPGCSGAAAGDDGITCDFLLKLLRAGSMVGADAALLRDLEARAARRLDQATLGAVMIPAFGHAGGHAALLLDVPMVLRLVRGFLKEGAAASSSAASKASSAVGGGGAAAARVARLVDAYLAEAALEAGLRPAEFEELARAVPAHARPADDALYRAVDTYLKAHPNTSKEERKSLCRLIDARKLTAEAAAHAVQNERMPVRSVMQVLFSEHGKLNRLAELSASFSGPRSPNPALELPGRCPSKREVLAQHQEVRRLREDVARLQVQCNALQAQVDRLTSDRRRRGGGGFFKWSAFWFGGGMGADVARVDDSESGMERRTPAKGKKDSAASGTPNAKWRKSTS, from the exons ATGGCGGCGTCCGCGGCCATGTACCGGCGCGCCCACTCCGATCCAACCACGTCGGCGTCTCCCCCCCTGCAGCACAGCTTGTTCTTTGGTCCATCTGCACAGGGAGTCAGGGACACTCAAGTGAGTGAGCCTGCAGCTGCTGGCACGTCTCCCTCTTGCTCACCAACTACTATTACCACACGCTCGCGCGAGGAGAGGCATACGCGATACACCAGCCGAGGGAGCTCTCCGAGCTTGCGCGCGCGCGCCCTGCCAGCAGCCATGAAGTCGGCGTCTCAGAGCCAGAGCCCGAAGACCCCGtcgccccgcggcggcggcggcacggccggggccgGGGCCGAGCACGCGCGCTCGGCCTCGGAGCCGTGgctggcggccgcggcggcggcgagcgccagCGACGACTCGTGCGTCAACGACGTGGACACATTCGCGCGCACCGTGGCGGCCGTCAAGTCCAAGTCGGCGTCCTGCGCGCGCCCGGACATGCTGGCCTCCGTGCTGTCGCACTACGCCGCCAAGTGGCTCCCGGACGTGGCGCCCTCGGCGTCGTCCCCGGCGTCGTCGGCGTCCGGGCGGTTCCTGCCTCCGGAGAGCCCCACGGCGACGTGGCTCAAGAAGCGGCTCCTGCTGGAGTCCCTCGTCGCGGCGCTCCCGCCCGACCCGCCGGCGCCGGGTTGTAGCGGGGCCGCCGCGGGCGACGACGGCATCACGTGCGACTTCCTGCTCAAGCTGCTCCGCGCGGGGAGCATGGTGGGCGCGGACGCGGCGCTGCTGCGGGACCTGGAggcccgcgcggcgcggcggctggaCCAGGCCACGCTGGGCGCCGTCATGATCCCGGCGTTCGGGCACGCCGGCGGGCACGCGGCGCTGCTGCTGGACGTGCCCATGGTGCTCCGGCTCGTGCGCGGGTTCCTCAAGGAGGGcgccgcggcctcctcctccgccgccagcAAGGCCAGCTccgccgtcggcggcggcggcgcggcggccgccagGGTGGCCAGGCTGGTGGACGCGTACCTGGCCGAGGCCGCGCTCGAGGCCGGCCTGCGCCCCGCCGAGTTCGAGGAGCTCGCCCGCGCCGTCCCCGCCCACGCCCGCCCCGCGGACGACGCGCTCTACCGCGCCGTCGACACCTACCTCAAG GCGCATCCAAACACGTCCAAGGAGGAGCGGAAGTCGCTGTGCCGGCTGATCGACGCGCGCAAGCTCACGGCGGAGGCCGCGGCGCACGCCGTCCAGAACGAGCGCATGCCGGTGCGCTCCGTGATGCAGGTGCTCTTCTCCGAGCACGGCAAGCTCAACCGCCTCGCCGAGCTGAGCGCCTCCTTCAGCGGCCCACGGAGCCCCAACCCGGCGCTGGAGCTCCCCGGCCGCTGCCCATCCAAGCGCGAGGTCCTCGCGCAGCACCAGGAGGTgcgccgcctccgcgaggacgtCGCCAGGCTCCAG GTGCAGTGCAACGCGCTGCAGGCCCAGGTGGACAGGCTGACCTCGGAcaggaggcggcgcggcggcggcggcttcttcAAGTGGAGCGCGTTCTGGTTCGGCGGAGGCATGGGCGCGGACGTCGCGAGGGTCGACGACTCGGAGAGCGGCATGGAACGCCGGACGCCGGCCAAGGGGAAGAAGGACAGCGCCGCCTCGGGGACGCCGAACGCCAAGTGGCGCAAGTCCACTTCATGA
- the LOC112894240 gene encoding uncharacterized protein LOC112894240, whose translation MFPVTDAEAPPTANPRGFANLLWKQLDHLGNAGFDPALFRVDAYGNVLYLHADSASPLAWDIDHWFPCARGGKTVPSNLRIVQWQVCRKKQNKLEFLMPWWDLQLGISVNQFLSIFASKNSDFRNRAFAFLFADGSSEELSSLQVVEAHAFPQHFSEMTRKVGLAPAAIVSTRGSDNSVLKSLDANRPLRPNYPLIASKKFTGEKDENVNLAISGHGTNSTKENNNPDADGYISNPYLSIAMARDSLRQREEAKKKQAELTELENEANELKQKNEEERVAIQGLEALLIKRKRRVEKCRRLAEAQSNYKAVLEKMIRDAMHQSVVYKEQLRLNQAATSTLMARLEAQRAMCDSSETELRKKYQQRDDLERQIKPERKRYRVDDGLLEERHNESVKYLSARRLRSSPLKQELRVFLEEDQRNSDAYISLGEEEIGEGTSNRASAFGNDRNEPLKVINFPRRSLSIEQNTVDSERGRTLVREKLEELAIKGRRRSRRGEIKETMASRGTGTPMRSRDDRGKATMQQCYESETEKYHASETVSVPRTSSLPPSPPYRAVGMYGTPRYPTDQSILLQKSEVLHHRRVPRSEDDENMNHVGKGNVDKWLHMLMDNQQDCHAVYHSSDEQHDKDEENASEEQQIQIRINEESCRNEITECSDEIIEVEGDIASDQGTARCRNSFGIKEREEKKIWFPRSDSNRGFRSLPSSPSKILGMRRGVECIGRKPKVAGEADCRYGYDDSVSTSSSKFLSRCKQAIKKAVNK comes from the exons ATGTTCccggtgaccgacgcggaggcgCCGCCCACCGCCAACCCCCGCGGGTTCGCCAACCTCCTCTGGAAGCAGCTCGACCACCTCGG GAACGCGGGGTTCGATCCGGCGCTCTTCCGGGTGGACGCGTACGGGAACGTGCTCTACCTGCATGCGGACTCCGCCTCGCCTCTCGCCTGGGACATCGACCACTGGTTCCCGTGCGCAA GGGGAGGGAAGACCGTGCCCAGCAACCTGCGGATCGTGCAGTGGCAGGTGTGCAGGAAGAAGCAGAACAAGCTGGAGTTCCTCATGCCGTGGTGGGATCTGCAGCTCGGCATCTCCGTCAACCAGTTCCTCTCCATTTTCGCCTCCAAGAACTCCGACTTCAG AAATAGAGCATTCGCGTTCTTGTTCGCCGATGGCTCCAGCGAGGAACTGAGCTCGCTTCAGGTGGTGGAGGCTCACGCGTTCCCGCAGCACTTCTCTGAGATGACAAGGAAAGTGGGGCTTGCGCCTGCTGCAATTGTTTCCACGAGGGGTTCTGACAACTCGGTGCTCAAATCTCTTGATGCAAACCGACCGCTCAGGCCTAATTACCCTTTGATCG CTTCTAAGAAATTCACAGGCGAAAAGGATGAGAATGTCAACCTGGCAATCTCAGGCCACGGGACTAATTCAACAAAGGAGAACAATAACCCGGATGCTGATGGCTACATTAGCAATCCTTACTTGTCCATAGCTATGGCTAGGGACTCGTTGAGGCAGAGAGAAGAGGCCAAGAAGAAGCAGGCTGAGCTCACTGAATTGGAGAACGAGGCTAATGAGCTGAAGCAGAAGAATGAAGAGGAGCGGGTGGCCATCCAGGGCTTGGAGGCGCTCCTGATAAAGAGGAAGCGGCGAGTTGAGAAATGCCGTCGCTTGGCAGAGGCTCAGTCTAACTACAAGGCAGTGCTGGAGAAGATGATCAGAGATGCCATGCACCA GTCCGTTGTGTACAAAGAACAACTTAGGCTGAACCAAGCTGCAACCAGCACTCTCATGGCCAGATTGGAGGCCCAGAGAGCTATGTGTGACTCATCTGAAACCGAGCTCCGTAAGAAGTACCAGCAGAGAGATGATTTGGAGAGGCAGATAAAGCCAGAAAGGAAGAGGTATCGTGTTGATGATGGATTGCTTGAGGAAAGGCACAATGAGAGTGTAAAGTATCTTTCAGCAAGAAGATTGAGAAGTAGCCCTCTCAAGCAGGAGCTGAGGGTTTTCCTGGAGGAGGATCAGAGGAATTCAGATGCATACATTTCCTTAGGTGAAGAAGAAATCGGAGAAGGTACTTCAAATCGTGCTTCAGCATTCGGCAATGACAGAAATGAACCATTGAAGGTGATTAACTTCCCAAGGAGGTCTCTCTCCATTGAACAGAATACTGTTGATTCTGAAAGGGGCAGAACATTGGTTCGGGAGAAGCTAGAAGAGTTGGCGATCAAAGGACGGCGTCGTAGCAGGAGAGGAGAAATAAAGGAGACTATGGCATCAAGGGGAACTGGTACACCTATGAGGTCAAGAGATGACAGGGGTAAAGCGACCATGCAGCAGTGCTACGAGTCTGAGACTGAAAAATATCATGCCAGTGAGACAGTTTCAGTACCGAGGACCTCATCACTTCCCCCAAGTCCACCCTATAGAGCAGTTGGCATGTATGGAACTCCTAGATATCCCACAGATCAGTCAATTCTGCTGCAAAAGAGTGAGGTGCTTCATCACCGACGTGTTCCCAGGTCTGAAGATGACGAAAACATGAACCATGTTGGCAAAGGAAATGTGGATAAGTGGCTTCATATGCTCATGGATAACCAGCAAGACTGTCATGCTGTATACCATTCTTCAGATGAACAGCACGACAAAGACGAGGAGAATGCTTCAGAAgagcagcagatccaaatcAGAATTAACGAAGAGAGCTGCAGGAATGAAATTACTGAATGCTCCGATGAGATTATTGAGGTTGAGGGCGATATTGCTTCTGATCAGGGAACAGCAAGATGCAGGAACAGCTTTGGCATTAAGGAGAGGGAGGAAAAGAAGATTTGGTTCCCGAGGTCCGACAGCAATAGGGGTTTCCGGTCACTGCCCTCATCGCCTTCCAAGATACTTGGAATGAGAAGAGGTGTGGAGTGCATTGGCAGGAAGCCTAAGGTTGCTGGAGAGGCTGACTGCAGATATGGCTATGACGATTCAGTGTCCACAAGCAGCAGCAAGTTCCTCAGCAGATGCAAGCAGGCAATCAAGAAAGCAGTAAACAAATAA
- the LOC112895934 gene encoding transcription factor NIGTH1 has protein sequence MASSPSDLTLDYKPANGNGGGGGAYAVIPKQQEPLVDGHHLTTEQTTQKLREFLARLEEERLKIDAFKRELPLCMHLLNHAMEAYRQQLEAYQLGSLQGAPARPLVLEEFIPLKNIGIDAAGDKMGNPPSEKASWMESAQLWNGPGAAVAAADTAAKGPQTPKESSEHPLPIDTLGALDAAAGQRNGGAFLPFGKDKVAAEGAALPELALAPSEKDAAEAERKPYLDAAGANGGLGARRDLQNGAKPASNAPDGQAPPPPPQTHRKARRCWSPELHRRFVNALQILGGAQVATPKQIRELMKVDGLTNDEVKSHLQKYRLHTRRPMPTPPAPATAAPQLVVLGGIWVPPEYATQAAGQAIYGAHPATQPHYTAAVAAAQEYYPPPAAVHHLQHHPAAMVHRAAAPPPAAAYKAAMAGSPPESSEGRGSAGGGSVGVGGGRERSESIEEEEGEDREDDDDDDDDVPAAKADGEESAGAAATKY, from the exons ATGGCGTCTTCGCCCTCCGACCTAACCCTAGACTACAAGCCCGCCaacggcaacggcggcggcggcggcgcgtacgCGGTGATCCCGAAGCAGCAGGAGCCGCTCGTCGACGGGCACCATCTGACGACGGAGCAGACGACGCAGAAGCTCCGGGAGTTCCTCGCCCGCCTGGAGGAGGAGCGGCTCAAGATCGACGCCTTCAAGCGCGAGCTCCCCTTGTGCATGCATCTTCTCAACCACG CCATGGAGGCCTACAGGCAGCAGCTGGAGGCGTACCAGCTGGGGAGCCTGCAGGgcgcgccggcgaggccgcTGGTGCTGGAGGAGTTCATACCGCTCAAGAACATCGGGATCGACGCCGCCGGCGACAAGATGGGGAACCCGCCGTCGGAGAAGGCGAGCTGGATGGAGTCGGCGCAGCTCTGGAACGGGCCCGGCGCGGCGGTAGCGGCGGCGGACACCGCGGCGAAGGGGCCGCAGACTCCCAAGGAGAGCTCGGAGCACCCGCTGCCGATCGACACGCTCGGCGCGCTCGACGCCGCCGCGGGGCAGCGCAACGGCGGCGCGTTCCTCCCGTTCGGCAAGGACAAGGTTGCCGCGGAAGGCGCCGCGCTGCCGGAGCTCGCCCTCGCGCCCTCGGAGAAAGACGCGGCCGAGGCCGAAAGGAAGCCGTACCTCGACGCCGCCGGAGCCAATGGTGGCCTCGGCGCGCGGAGAGACCTCCAGAACGGGGCGAAGCCGGCGTCGAACGCGCCGGACGGGCaggcgcccccgcccccgccgcagaCCCACCGGAAGGCCCGGCGGTGCTGGTCGCCGGAGCTGCACCGCCGCTTCGTCAATGCCCTCCAGATCCTCGGTGGCGCCCAAG TGGCGACCCCGAAGCAGATCCGCGAGCTGATGAAGGTGGATGGATTGACCAATGATGAGGTGAAAAGCCATCTCCAG AAGTACAGGCTGCACACGCGGCGGCCGATGccgacgccgccggcgccggcgaccgcGGCACCGCAGCTGGTGGTGCTGGGCGGGATCTGGGTCCCGCCGGAGTACGCGACTCAGGCGGCGGGCCAGGCGATCTACGGCGCGCACCCGGCGACGCAGCCGCACTacacggcggccgtggcggcggcgcaggagtaCTACCCGCCCCCCGCCGCGGTGCACCACCTGCAGCACCACCCGGCCGCCATGGTGCaccgcgcggccgcgccgccgccagcggcCGCGTACAAGGCGGCCATGGCGGGCTCGCCGCCGGAGTCGTCCGAGGGCCGCGGCAGCGCGGGGGGAGGcagcgtcggcgtcggcggcgggagGGAGAGGTCCGAGAGcatcgaggaggaggagggcgaggacCGGGAggacgatgacgacgacgacgacgacgtgcCGGCAGCCAAGGCCGACGGCGAGGAatccgccggcgccgcggcgacCAAGTACTGA
- the LOC112894368 gene encoding uncharacterized protein LOC112894368, producing the protein MVSKHLHCFGAFLLPLFAIATSFDPFHQNQQPMGKMAFGGQVPFIPHEYDRFADVKRQCRSVLSSVSELTFDANRANALLPELTFVKGDWKQDADGAPLMPFDGTDAADGAPDPLPLASFTLTHVDVGRRGRTALNVSGVLGVAISRNGTGPEMGQYVSPEVKVWPGSTELKILFEGVYTENDDGESVLCMVGNALLPRRGGDAGNPWDWAKNTDRDNFQPPVTKDDNIMLVLRYPTTLALTTRAVRGELTSTSGKSDAAYFDAVHLLSQLGAYSNYKFGSEKLVNKACTPHPYRDDILGGGRGLYKGNSFCGILDRFTSEDLLTVVPNWRCNATDATCRRLGPFETDKAVDATDGAFTDVSIVMQDVRCEPRNAPDGESSARVSAVFRAVPPWEHKYTAGKRSGLSGMTLSAEGVWRASAGQLCMVGCLGVGDKACHSRVCLYVQTTFTATRRSITVGQITRIDGGGGVAHFPLTIKRTVHPTELWNRFGVSGGAPLSMVYNYTKVKQAGEFLRRSEPFDFGTVLAKSLLSYPRVAAADAMGLSNLADDLTLHVPAVPDPFPRERFERPFFQLEVLSLGSLVGRNSLAAQSTPFSGMPGERGMGRASSASSSQPESSSTSSQPAEASLLNVSAELSLSGEPYANVSSLFLEGVYNPVNGRMYLIGCRSVQASRQAFSTLKGVEDGMDCSIEMRVEYPPTTARWLINPTAKVHIASTRDAGDPLRFNTTALQTLPILYREQRQDILSRRSVEGILRIATLAAAIAAEFSQLMYIKANTDVMPYVSLVMLGVQAVGYSVPLITGAEALFARIAAGSDGAVPPSYEVDKSTLYWTIDCIVKILILAAFLLTLRLAQKVWRSRIRLLTRSPLEPGRVPSDRKVLLYSSGAHLVGFTVILLAHYVSVYSRPVRDEGSYMDARGRTHALREWAVTLEEYIGMAQDFFLLPQVIGNVVWRINCKPLKKSYYAGVTAVRLLPHLYDYIKAPAINPYFAEEYEFVNTSLDFYSRFGDVAIPLVAVALAAAVYVQQRWNYKIISKTVKTQQKKLQHLGSRVYERLPSMSSANFEAELVSGVNEGVGLRRDTSLS; encoded by the coding sequence ATGGTGTCCAAACATTTGCACTGCTTCGGCGCATTCTTGCTGCCATTATTTGCCATCGCCACCTCGTTTGATCCTTTTCACCAGAATCAGCAACCGATGGGTAAGATGGCCTTCGGCGGCCAGGTCCCCTTCATCCCCCACGAGTACGATCGCTTCGCCGACGTCAAGCGGCAGTGCCGGTCGGTGCTGTCCTCCGTCTCCGAGCTCACGTTCGACGCCAACCGCGCCAACGCCCTGTTGCCGGAGCTGACCTTCGTCAAGGGGGATTGGAAGCAGGACGCCGACGGCGCGCCGCTGATGCCGTTCGACGGTACCGACGCCGCGGACGGAGCGCCGGACCCGCTACCGCTCGCCTCGTTCACGCTCACACACGTCGACGTGGGGCGCCGCGGGAGGACGGCCCTCAACGTCAGCGGCGTGCTCGGGGTCGCCATCTCCCGCAACGGCACCGGCCCGGAGATGGGGCAGTACGTGTCGCCGGAGGTCAAGGTGTGGCCCGGGAGCACGGAGCTCAAGATCCTCTTCGAGGGCGTCTACACCGAGAACGACGACGGCGAGAGCGTGCTCTGCATGGTCGGCAACGCCCTGCTGccgaggcgcggcggcgacgccgGCAACCCGTGGGACTGGGCCAAGAACACCGACCGCGACAACTTCCAGCCGCCGGTCACCAAGGACGACAACATAATGCTGGTGCTCCGGTACCCGACGACGCTGGCGCTGACGACGCGCGCCGTGCGCGGCGAGCTGACGAGCACGAGCGGCAAGTCCGACGCCGCCTACTTTGACGCCGTGCACCTGCTGTCGCAGCTGGGCGCCTACTCCAACTACAAGTTCGGGTCCGAGAAGCTCGTGAACAAGGCGTGCACCCCGCACCCTTACCGCGATGACATCCTCGGAGGCGGCAGGGGGCTCTACAAGGGCAACTCCTTCTGCGGCATCCTCGACCGGTTCACGTCGGAGGACTTGCTCACCGTCGTGCCCAACTGGCGGTGCAACGCCACGGACGCCACGTGCCGGAGGCTCGGGCCGTTCGAGACGGACAAGGCGGTCGACGCGACGGACGGTGCGTTCACGGACGTCAGCATCGTGATGCAGGATGTCCGGTGCGAGCCGAGGAACGCGCCGGACGGCGAGAGCTCGGCGAGGGTGTCGGCCGTGTTCCGCGCCGTTCCGCCGTGGGAGCACAAGTACACGGCGGGCAAGCGGAGCGGGCTCAGCGGCATGACGCTCTCGGCCGAGGGCGTGTGGCGCGCGTCTGCGGGGCAGCTCTGCATGGTGGGCTGCCTCGGCGTCGGCGACAAGGCGTGCCACTCCCGCGTGTGCCTGTACGTGCAGACCACCTTCACGGCCACCCGCCGCAGCATCACGGTGGGGCAGATCACCCgcatcgacggcggcggcggcgtcgcccaCTTCCCGCTGACGATCAAACGCACGGTGCACCCGACGGAGCTCTGGAACCGGTTCGGCGTCTCCGGCGGCGCGCCGCTGAGCATGGTGTACAACTACACCAAGGTGAAGCAGGCCGGCGAGTTCCTCAGGCGGAGCGAGCCGTTCGACTTCGGCACCGTCCTCGCCAAGTCGCTCCTGAGCTACCCCAGGgtagccgccgccgacgcgatGGGCCTGTCCAACCTCGCCGACGACCTCACGCTCCACGTACCGGCGGTGCCCGACCCGTTCCCGCGCGAACGGTTCGAGCGCCCATTCTTTCAGCTGGAGGTGCTCTCTCTCGGGTCACTCGTCGGCCGAAACTCGCTGGCGGCGCAGAGCACGCCATTTTCTGGCATGCCAGGCGAACGAGGAATGGGCAGAGCATCCTCGGCGTCGTCGTCGCAGCCAGAGTCCTCGTCGACGTCGTCGCAGCCTGCAGAGGCGTCTCTTCTCAACGTGTCGGCGGAGCTCTCGCTGTCCGGGGAGCCTTACGCGAACGTGTCGAGCCTGTTCTTGGAAGGCGTGTACAACCCGGTGAACGGCCGGATGTACCTGATCGGCTGCCGGAGCGTCCAGGCGAGTCGGCAAGCCTTCTCGACGTTGAAAGGGGTGGAGGACGGCATGGACTGCTCGATCGAGATGCGGGTGGAGTACCCGCCGACGACGGCGCGGTGGCTGATCAACCCCACGGCGAAGGTGCACATCGCCAGCACGCGCGACGCCGGCGACCCGCTGCGCTTCAACACGACGGCGCTCCAGACGCTGCCGATCCTGTACCGAGAGCAGCGTCAGGACATCCTGTCCCGGCGCAGCGTCGAGGGGATCCTCCGCATCGCGACGCTGGCGGCGGCCATCGCCGCGGAGTTCAGCCAGCTGATGTACATCAAGGCGAACACCGACGTGATGCCGTACGTGTCGCTGGTGATGCTGGGCGTGCAGGCGGTCGGGTACAGCGTGCCGCTGATCACCGGCGCGGAGGCGCTGTTCGCGCGCATCGCCGCGGGGTCCGACGGCGCCGTGCCGCCGTCGTACGAGGTGGACAAGAGCACCCTGTACTGGACCATCGACTGCATCGTCAAGATCCTCATCCTAGCGGCGTTCCTCCTGACGCTCCGGCTGGCGCAGAAGGTGTGGCGGTCGCGGATCCGGCTGCTGACGCGGTCGCCGCTGGAGCCCGGGCGCGTGCCGAGCGACCGGAAGGTGCTCCTCTACAGCTCCGGCGCGCACCTGGTGGGCTTCACGGTGATCCTGCTGGCGCACTACGTGAGCGTGTACAGCCGGCCGGTGCGGGACGAGGGGTCGTACATGGACGCGCGCGGGAGGACGCACGCGCTGCGGGAGTGGGCGGTGACGCTGGAGGAGTACATCGGGATGGCGCAGgacttcttcctcctcccgcagGTGATCGGCAACGTGGTGTGGCGGATCAACTGCAAGCCGCTGAAGAAGAGCTACTACGCCGGCGTGACGGCGGTGAGGCTGCTGCCGCACCTCTACGACTACATCAAGGCGCCGGCCATCAACCCCTACTTCGCGGAGGAGTACGAGTTCGTGAACACGAGCCTGGACTTCTACTCCCGGTTCGGCGACGTGGCGATCCCGCTGGTGGCCGTGGCGCTGGCCGCCGCCGTGTACGTGCAGCAGCGCTGGAACTACAAGATCATCAGCAAGACCGTGAAGACGCAGCAGAAGAAGCTGCAGCACCTCGGGTCCAGGGTGTACGAGCGGCTGCCGTCCATGTCGTCGGCCAACTTCGAGGCCGAGCTCGTCTCCGGCGTCAACGAGGGCGTCGGCCTGCGCCGGGACACCAGCTTGAGCTGA
- the LOC112892841 gene encoding protein BRASSINAZOLE-RESISTANT 2-like: MEVGDGREEGEAAAAVAMEVAPVTGRRGCIRSTQGPWTVRRRGRGGGLTTSLRHPTPRERENNRQRERRRRQVAARIYAGLRAHAGYTLPKHADQNDVLRALCAEAGYHVDDDGNVTRLQGVFDGAAGPSWSSDHHQKPSSRSGTTEAATLQRPEQRRQEEEEAKLSLELTLSFAYM; the protein is encoded by the exons ATGGAGGTCGGAGACGGGAGAGAGgagggcgaggcggcggcggcggtggcaatGGAGGTGGCGCCGGTGACCGGGCGGAGGGGGTGCATCCGCTCGACGCAGGGGCCGTGGacggtgcggcggcggggccggggcggcgggctGACGACGTCGCTGCGGCACCCGACGCCCCGGGAGCGGGAGAACAACCGGcagcgcgagcggcggcggcggcaggtggcCGCCAGGATCTACGCCGGCCTGCGCGCCCACGCCGGGTACACGCTGCCCAAGCACGCCGACCAGAACGACGTGCTCCGCGCGCTCTGCGCCGAGGCCGGGTACCACGTCGACGACGACGGCAACGTCACGCGCCTCCAG GGTGTGTTCGACGGCGCGGCAGGCCCGAGCTGGAGCTCCGATCACCACCAGAAGCCTTCCTCCCGCAGCGGCACAACGGAGGCGGCGACCCTGCAGCGGCCGGAgcagcggcggcaggaggaggaggaggcgaagctGTCGCTCGAGCTCACCCTTTCCTTCGCCTACATGTAG